ACGGTAGCAATTTTTTCAAGAAACAGCTATTCACAGGCAGTTATCTTTTATCTGGCACTGCTGGGGGTAGCCGGCTTATCCTTATTGCTGTTAATTTTAATAAAAGCTTGCTGGTGATGGAATTCATCAAATTTGTCAGTCAATTAGTGGCTAACCCTTGGGGTGTAGAAAAATGCTAAAGATTAGAAACATATTAAGGTACAGATGGAAGCTGTGGATGTCGATTATTTTTGCCCTAGCAACTTGTACGGGCGCAGAGGCACATTTGCAGATTTCGACAGTGGGAAATCTGCAAAACCAGGGAGAGTCAAAAGAGTTTCTTGTCGCTGTAGCACCGACCCCTAAAACAAAAGAGCTAGCATCGAAAGCAAAAGAGCCGCCACCTTCCAGCCCCTCTTCCGTTGAGTTAGACGTTCCCTACTTTCCTCAGTCAGATAATAAGATTAATCCTTCGGGTAGCGCTGGGGTAACGGCTGTGGCAATGGTATTTTCCTACTATGGTGTTCAGCCAAAGAAGAAGGAACAGCAATTAGAAGATGAGCTGTCTAGCTGGATGCGAAATCGAGGCTTAATCGGATATGCACCTGATGAATTGGTTAAGCTTATCAAGGCATACGGATTTCAAGTAAAGTTTAACGAAAAA
Above is a window of Microcoleus sp. FACHB-672 DNA encoding:
- a CDS encoding C39 family peptidase gives rise to the protein MSIIFALATCTGAEAHLQISTVGNLQNQGESKEFLVAVAPTPKTKELASKAKEPPPSSPSSVELDVPYFPQSDNKINPSGSAGVTAVAMVFSYYGVQPKKKEQQLEDELSSWMRNRGLIGYAPDELVKLIKAYGFQVKFNEKTTWEEVKTSLRDGYPVIVAGFFTSEGHVVPIVGYTPTHMIVNDSYGDTLSGEYNTQKSGERIFYRLDFMNAALFPDGEFWAYFISP